The nucleotide sequence TAAAAAACAATAGAAGTTAGTTTTATTTGTTATGATGTTTTTCTTTTGATATAATTTTCAGCATTAATCATTAGCTCAGAAGTAGTTTTTCTTCTACCTGATTTCAGCCATTCATCAATTTCAGCCTTCAAAAACAATAGTTTTTTGCCATTTTTATGGTAAGGGATTGTTTGGTTATGTACATAACCATAAAATGTAGATTTACTTCTTTTTTCAGGATCGTAATTGATAAGTTGGTTGAGGTCTAGCCATTGATCTGAATGAATTACGGCATTACTATTATTAGATCCGTGTTTAATATCTAATAGGAGATTTTCTATGTTTTCAAGACGAGCATTTAAAGGTGTAAAAGGATTTTCCATTTTGTATAGTATTTAAATTTTACCATACAAATATTTGCCTTTTGTTAAATAGGTAACTGGTTACAATTGGTTACAAATTTTCAGATTCTGCTTTAAACAAGTTTTTTAAAGCCTTCAATTCATCTTTTGCTCTGCTATTAAATTCTTTAGGCAGTAATTTTATAACCGACTCTAATAATGCAATTTTATTCAGGAATTTTTTTCTTGTTACAGGACTTGATGGACTCCCTTTGCGATTAATAGGGTCACAAAAATGTGTATATTTTTGATAAAGTTTTTCTCCTGAATTATATCTATAACGATTGGCTATCGCATCACCATTATGCCTCGTAATCTGGACACCAGAATAATAGCACTTTAAAGCAATTTGACTCATTGTTAATTTTTGACTATCGGTTGTTTTTACTGAATAGTAAACCCTTTTTTCTTCAACCCATAGTTTTAAAGCTTCAATTTTTCTCTTTAAGTAGTAAAAGAAGTATCTATGTGTGGTTGTTTTCCATTCGTACAGACTGTCGGTTTTTAATAGGTTATTGATAGAATCATTTATCGATGCTAATTCAATTTCGTATTGAATTATTTTTGGTTCAAGATATTGTAGGATTAATGATTTTTCACTTTGGTCTGACACATAATGACAAACTTCTAAGTTTTCTAAAATAACTTCGACACCTTCACCATCTATAGTTCCATTTTTGGAACTAAAACTATGATGAAGTATTTGATCCATATTGAACGCTTCAAGAAAATCATATTTATGAAGGAAAGACATAGATTAAAAATTCATTATTTGGTTTGCGAACTCTTTTTTTGTTTCATCTTCAAAACCATCAAAATAGGCTTGTGTGGTTTTAATGTCTTTATGCCCTAGACTTTCTTGCATAAACTCCATAGAAGCTCCTTTTCTTATCGATGATGTGGCAAAACTGTGTCTTGCGTAATAAGTTGAAATCTCATTTGGCAATCCTATAGATTCACATAGTTTTTTTAGATGTTGATTAATATATCTAGTAAAATTTTTGATTTTATTTCTTTGTTCTTCAGGTGTCATTGCTTCTGACAAAATATTAAACACGTAATTATTTGGATGTTTATTAGTATTGCCATACTCCTTAATAAATGATTTCATATAATCATTTAAGTATATTGTAATTAATTTCAAATCAGTTTTTGAAGTGAATTGAGTTTTAGCACGATAAAATTTTATAGTATCATTATCAATGTTTTTGAATTTTAAAAGAGCAATGTCTTTAATGTTCATTCCATTAGAGTTGAAAGAGAAAAACCAAAAAGCTTTTGCTCTTTGTTGTTCTTTTGTTTTTGGAGTTGAATTAAATAACACACTTAACTGTTCTTTTGAAAGAGTTTTTTTGACACTTCTTGAAGCAGGTATTTGATACTTTCTTTTACCAAATGGGTATAATTCCTTTTCTATTTCATTTTCTTCGATAGCTTTATTAAAAATAGCTCTTAATGGTCTTAAATAAATTCCAACAGTAGTATTACTTCTGTTTGTGTGTAATAGATACTTTTCAAAATCATTTAACCAGAATTTGTCAATATCATAAAAGGATAGTTTAGAGTAATTTTTCTTTTGACTGTTCTCTACAAACTCCTGAATAGCTTTTTCACTGTATTTATATGAATCTGCTGTTCCTAATCTATCATTCTTTTTGTATTCTTTAATCAGTTCAGTATAATGATAGCTAACTTTGATTCCTTCACCTTTTTTTCTGTATAGTTTTCGTTCAAAATGTTCAAAAGAAAAAGGGTTAAGTTCTTTTGCAACATCATCAGCCCTGTTTTCGACGGACTGAATTTTTAATCTTACTCTTTTGTTTTCGTTTCTAGGCTTAGTAGATAGCCATATACTTTCAAACTCTTTCTCTGTGAGATCAAAGATGGTTGGATATAGTTTTTGCTTTCGTGAAATAGAAGCAAACACTCTTAATTTAACAGGAAACTTACCGTTTGCTTTCGCTCTTCTTTTATCGAGGTAAATTGAAATAGCATAATCTTTCTTCATAATCAATTAAGTGTTGCATATAATTTGCATACAAAAATACAAAATTTGCATACACTAAAGCAAAACAAAACAAAAACACTTATATTTGAATCTACTATAAATAGTAGGATTAATATAAAATAGCAAATAAATAGTAAGATAAATATTTTGACTGGCAGTCAAGAGGTCGTCGGTTCGAGCCCGATCTTCTCCACTAATAAGAAGTTTGTGATTAGCTTTACAACCAATTCTAACTCTGGAGAAAGCTCATCAGCGTCCCAAGGGTGTTTTGTGTTAAAAACATGATCTGCTCCTTCAATAATTGCTAATTTACTTTTAGGATTCCATTGGTGTAGTTCTTTAGCTTCCTTAATATTAATAGACGTATCGTTATTTCCATGAATAATTAACTGTGGAATGCTTATGCTTTTTGCTGCTTTTTCAATATTAAGGCGATTTTTATTGGCTATAAAATCTTCATAGAACTGATAGTAATGTGGCATTTGTTGTTTTGTGCGACCATTTAAAACATATTTAACACCTTTTTCTTTCCACTCTTTTAAATTACCAATAGTTGCTGTACGTTTTTCGAAATCACTTACACTTGCCAAAGTAATGAGCTTAGTAATTCGTTTATCTTGAGATGCTTTTAGTATGCAAATACCTCCGCCACGACTGTGCCCAATTAGATAAATATTTTTTGCGTTGACAAACAGATTATTTAGAAAATAGTTTTGAGACCAATCAATAACATCATCTAAATCGTCTAGCTCTTTTGTGTAATTGTTGTGTCCAAAGGCTTCCAAGTCTGTAAAATCAATGGGATTCTCCATAGTTCCACCATTATGAGAAAAATTAAATTTAATAAAACAACATCCTACTTTGGTAATTTGTTTTGCCATTAAGTTCCATGCTCCCCAATCTTTAAAACCTTTATATCCATGACAAAAAATAACGATAGGTTGGTCTTTTTTGTCCAGAGAGTAAAAAGCATCAATTAAGATGGGTTTTTTATGGTTTCGTTTAAGAATTAAGTTGCTAATAGTTTTCATTAATCTATTTCTTTCTCTGTAAAAGGAATGTTAGGGTTATAGATTTCAAGAATTAATCTTTTAAGTTCAGTTTCAAAACATTCTAAAGTTTCAGCGGTTATAAAGGTGTCTTTTTTTCTGCTATTAGCAGCATCTTTTTTACCAAATTTAAGGAAGCCTGCGTTTAGGTTTTTAAACGAAATAATGCCAGCTTCAATATTCCCATTAAAAGGATTTTTGATGTTCATCATATAAGCATACATAAGTATTTGAAAGCTTTTGCTGTATTTTTTATAATCTGTAGAAATATCTTCCCAATTTACCACCTCAACATCTCCTTGACCTACTTTTCCTGTTTTATAGTCTATAACTCGAAGTGTTCCATTATACTCATCTACGCGATCTACTTTTCCTTTTAATATCATAGGAAACCCCAGCTCTTTAATGGTAATTTCAACATTTAAATCTGCTTCAATTTCAATTATTTTTATCTCATTACCTTGTTCTAAATCTCTTATTTCGTTGTTTAAAAAGTTTAGTACATAGCGTTTAGCAATTTCATAAATAATGAGGTTTTTACCTCTTGTTATGTCTCCTTCTTTATAAATATCTTTAAAATGATGAGATACCCTAGCATCAACTTTTGGTTTCATTTTTTTCACCAAATCAGAATTAAGTACAACCCCTTGATATGGTCTATAGAGATCTTCTAAAGTATTGTGAACAATGGTTCCAAGGGTATTTGCGGCAACAGTTTCTTCAACGTCATTAAATTCTTCTATTCCTAATATTTTTTTATAATAAAAATCTAATGGATTTCTAATGTAGTTAGTTAGTGATGATGGAGACAACCCTTTTTTTGAGAGTGATTTTAAAGTAGAAATAACATTGTCTGTTTTTGGAATAGACTTTAGCGTATTTGTTATTTTGGGGGTTATAGGAGTTACAATTTTATGTTGAATAGTATGAATATTTTCAATTTCTAACTGTGTAATAAATCTACTTTTTTCACCACCATTAATAACATCTGGCTCCGTATTATAAATAATAAAAACATGTTTTGCTCGCTGAATTAGTCTATAAAAATGATAGGTATATACGGCATCTTTTTCTTTATAAGTTGGCAATAGATTTTCTAATTTTACATCATAAGGAATAAAAGAATTATTGCTTTTTCCTGAAGGTAAAACACCCTCGTTAACAGAGGTAATGATAACAGTTTCAAAATCCAATACTCTAGATTCTAACATTCCCATTATTTGTAAACCTTTTAAAGGTTCACCTTGAAAATCTAAGTTTTCGTTCGCCAATAATTCATTATAAATACTATACAATGAATTTATAGTAGTTATATGATTGTATTTTGAATTAAGGTCACTTAGAGAATTAAAAATTTCATTAAATCTATAAAGGTATTCTAAGGCGAGTACACTTTGATCTTTGTTTTTATCTAACCCTTCTTTTATTCTAAGTATAAGCGTTAAACTGTTTTGGATCGCCAAAGTTGCTTTGTTATTCCAATTTTCGAATAACAAATTTAATAGTACTTCACATTTTGGGGCAAGCTTAAAAAGGTCTTTAATGGTTAGGAACACTAAATTGTTATTATAGATACTATCTATAATAAATTGACCATAATCTTTATCTGTATTTATAAATAAGGGTCTAATAAATGGATGAGACATTACTGCAATAACATCTTTATAGTAATAGGAAGTGCCATTATCTTTATGCAACAAAAACAACTGATCAAACAATGAAGCTAATGGAATTGACTTTAATGGAAATCCCATAGTGATATTTAAAGCATCTATAGTACTTGGTAATGAGTTTAAAATTGGAAGTAATAGTGTTTCATCACCTAAAACCACAGCTGTGTTATTAAGATTTCCTTTTTCAGATTTCAATTTTG is from Pontimicrobium sp. SW4 and encodes:
- a CDS encoding helix-turn-helix domain-containing protein — translated: MENPFTPLNARLENIENLLLDIKHGSNNSNAVIHSDQWLDLNQLINYDPEKRSKSTFYGYVHNQTIPYHKNGKKLLFLKAEIDEWLKSGRRKTTSELMINAENYIKRKTS
- a CDS encoding site-specific integrase is translated as MKKDYAISIYLDKRRAKANGKFPVKLRVFASISRKQKLYPTIFDLTEKEFESIWLSTKPRNENKRVRLKIQSVENRADDVAKELNPFSFEHFERKLYRKKGEGIKVSYHYTELIKEYKKNDRLGTADSYKYSEKAIQEFVENSQKKNYSKLSFYDIDKFWLNDFEKYLLHTNRSNTTVGIYLRPLRAIFNKAIEENEIEKELYPFGKRKYQIPASRSVKKTLSKEQLSVLFNSTPKTKEQQRAKAFWFFSFNSNGMNIKDIALLKFKNIDNDTIKFYRAKTQFTSKTDLKLITIYLNDYMKSFIKEYGNTNKHPNNYVFNILSEAMTPEEQRNKIKNFTRYINQHLKKLCESIGLPNEISTYYARHSFATSSIRKGASMEFMQESLGHKDIKTTQAYFDGFEDETKKEFANQIMNF
- a CDS encoding alpha/beta hydrolase; its protein translation is MKTISNLILKRNHKKPILIDAFYSLDKKDQPIVIFCHGYKGFKDWGAWNLMAKQITKVGCCFIKFNFSHNGGTMENPIDFTDLEAFGHNNYTKELDDLDDVIDWSQNYFLNNLFVNAKNIYLIGHSRGGGICILKASQDKRITKLITLASVSDFEKRTATIGNLKEWKEKGVKYVLNGRTKQQMPHYYQFYEDFIANKNRLNIEKAAKSISIPQLIIHGNNDTSINIKEAKELHQWNPKSKLAIIEGADHVFNTKHPWDADELSPELELVVKLITNFLLVEKIGLEPTTS
- a CDS encoding PD-(D/E)XK nuclease family protein; translated protein: MPSFINDVLKDLENKKVNLSKVNFILPSKRAGVFLRNEISSSASKTIFAPSISSIEEFVEELAQLKKTSNTELLFEFYNIYKAQTPKEQTEAFESFSKWAQILLQDFNEIDRYLINPRSIFDYLSAIQDINHWSLEKNQTPLIKNYLVFWKQLFTYYTSLTDELIKKGKAYQGLIYREAVENLESYIQLNPHKQHIFLGFNALNNSESVIIQELLQTGLASIYWDIDEVFLSNANHDTGYFIRQHKKNWTYFKNQPIKWAHNHYSKNKDVSVIGIPKNVGQAKYVGELLSKLKSEKGNLNNTAVVLGDETLLLPILNSLPSTIDALNITMGFPLKSIPLASLFDQLFLLHKDNGTSYYYKDVIAVMSHPFIRPLFINTDKDYGQFIIDSIYNNNLVFLTIKDLFKLAPKCEVLLNLLFENWNNKATLAIQNSLTLILRIKEGLDKNKDQSVLALEYLYRFNEIFNSLSDLNSKYNHITTINSLYSIYNELLANENLDFQGEPLKGLQIMGMLESRVLDFETVIITSVNEGVLPSGKSNNSFIPYDVKLENLLPTYKEKDAVYTYHFYRLIQRAKHVFIIYNTEPDVINGGEKSRFITQLEIENIHTIQHKIVTPITPKITNTLKSIPKTDNVISTLKSLSKKGLSPSSLTNYIRNPLDFYYKKILGIEEFNDVEETVAANTLGTIVHNTLEDLYRPYQGVVLNSDLVKKMKPKVDARVSHHFKDIYKEGDITRGKNLIIYEIAKRYVLNFLNNEIRDLEQGNEIKIIEIEADLNVEITIKELGFPMILKGKVDRVDEYNGTLRVIDYKTGKVGQGDVEVVNWEDISTDYKKYSKSFQILMYAYMMNIKNPFNGNIEAGIISFKNLNAGFLKFGKKDAANSRKKDTFITAETLECFETELKRLILEIYNPNIPFTEKEID